Proteins from a single region of Streptococcus oralis:
- a CDS encoding methionine ABC transporter ATP-binding protein, whose amino-acid sequence MSRDIIKLDQIDVTFHQKKRTITAVKDVTIHIQEGDIYGIVGYSGAGKSTLVRVINLLQKPSAGKITIDDDVIFNGRVTLTAEQLRRKRQDIGMIFQHFNLMSQKTAEENVAFALKHSGLSKEEKKAKVAKLLDLVGLADRAENYPSQLSGGQKQRVAIARALANDPKILISDESTSALDPKTTKQILALLQDLNQKLGLTVVLITHEMQIVKDIANRVAVMQDGRLIEEGSVLEIFSDPKQPLTQDFISTATGIDEAMVKIEKQEIVEHLSENSILVQLKYAGASTDEPLLNELYKHYQVTANILYGNIEILDGTPVGELVVVLSGEKAALVGAQEAIRQAGVQLKVLKGGQ is encoded by the coding sequence ATGAGTAGAGATATTATCAAGTTAGATCAGATCGATGTGACTTTTCACCAGAAGAAGAGAACCATCACAGCAGTCAAGGATGTGACCATTCACATCCAAGAAGGGGATATCTACGGAATCGTTGGATATTCTGGAGCAGGGAAATCCACTCTTGTACGGGTGATTAACCTCTTGCAAAAACCATCTGCAGGAAAAATTACTATTGACGACGATGTAATTTTTAACGGCAGAGTGACCTTGACAGCAGAGCAGTTGCGTCGTAAGCGTCAAGATATTGGGATGATTTTCCAGCACTTTAATCTGATGAGTCAAAAGACAGCAGAGGAGAATGTAGCCTTTGCCCTTAAACATTCTGGACTCAGCAAGGAAGAAAAGAAAGCCAAAGTAGCTAAGTTGTTGGACTTGGTTGGCTTGGCTGATCGTGCTGAAAACTACCCTTCACAACTATCAGGAGGGCAAAAACAGCGTGTAGCTATTGCGCGTGCCTTGGCAAATGATCCGAAAATTTTGATTTCAGACGAGTCAACATCTGCTCTTGACCCTAAGACAACCAAGCAGATTCTGGCCTTGTTGCAAGATTTGAACCAAAAATTAGGATTGACAGTTGTCTTGATTACGCATGAAATGCAGATTGTCAAAGACATTGCTAATCGTGTAGCAGTCATGCAGGATGGTCGTTTGATTGAAGAGGGCAGTGTCCTTGAAATCTTCTCAGATCCTAAACAACCTTTGACCCAGGACTTTATCTCAACTGCCACAGGTATTGACGAAGCCATGGTTAAGATTGAGAAGCAAGAAATCGTAGAACATTTATCTGAGAACAGTATTTTAGTGCAACTCAAGTATGCAGGGGCTTCAACAGACGAGCCACTTTTGAATGAATTGTACAAACATTACCAAGTAACGGCCAATATCCTCTATGGAAATATCGAAATTCTCGATGGCACTCCTGTTGGAGAATTGGTTGTGGTCTTGTCAGGGGAAAAAGCAGCGCTAGTAGGTGCTCAAGAAGCCATTCGTCAGGCTGGTGTGCAGTTAAAAGTATTGAAGGGAGGACAGTAA
- a CDS encoding methionine ABC transporter permease → MTELIQTYLPNVYKMGWSGQAGWGTAIYLTLYMTVLSFIIGGFLGLVAGLFLVLTAPGGVLENKVVFWILDKITSIFRAVPFIILLAIMSPLSHLIVKTSIGPNAALVPLSFAVFAFFARQVQVVLAELDGGVIEAAQASGATFWDIVGVYLSEGLPDLIRVTTVTLISLVGETAMAGAVGAGGIGNVAIAYGFNRYNHDVTILATIIIILIIFTIQFLGDFLTKKLSHK, encoded by the coding sequence ATGACAGAGTTGATTCAAACTTACTTACCAAATGTCTACAAGATGGGCTGGTCAGGTCAGGCAGGCTGGGGAACAGCCATTTACCTAACTCTTTATATGACAGTTCTTTCCTTTATTATCGGAGGGTTCTTGGGGTTGGTAGCAGGTCTTTTCCTCGTCTTGACAGCGCCAGGAGGTGTCTTGGAGAACAAGGTCGTTTTCTGGATTTTAGACAAGATTACCTCTATTTTCCGTGCGGTACCATTTATCATCCTCTTGGCAATCATGTCGCCACTTTCTCACTTAATCGTCAAGACTAGTATCGGACCAAATGCAGCCCTTGTCCCCCTTTCTTTTGCGGTCTTTGCCTTCTTTGCCCGTCAGGTGCAGGTGGTCTTGGCTGAACTGGATGGTGGTGTTATTGAGGCGGCTCAAGCGAGCGGAGCGACATTCTGGGACATCGTGGGTGTTTACCTATCAGAAGGTCTGCCAGATTTGATTCGTGTGACGACTGTGACCTTGATTTCCCTTGTTGGGGAAACAGCTATGGCGGGAGCAGTTGGTGCTGGTGGTATCGGTAACGTAGCCATTGCCTATGGATTCAACCGCTACAATCACGATGTGACCATCTTGGCAACTATTATTATCATCTTGATTATCTTTACAATTCAGTTCTTGGGAGATTTCTTGACCAAGAAATTAAGTCATAAATAA
- a CDS encoding MptD family putative ECF transporter S component has translation MKKNILTTLLATVLYFLCVGIGVFLGHLVDQTGNMFYAPAFSALVGGSVYMLLLTKVPRFGAITTLGLFMAIFFLASKHGARAFLPGLACGLAADAIARLGHYQDKIKNLFSFLVFTFSTSGPILLMWINPASYEAALLARGKSQEYIDRIMVAPELDKIFLFVASILLCALIGAVVGQAISKKLTHKI, from the coding sequence ATGAAGAAAAATATCTTAACCACCCTCTTGGCCACCGTCCTCTACTTTCTTTGTGTAGGGATTGGAGTCTTCCTAGGACACCTGGTCGACCAAACAGGCAATATGTTCTACGCACCTGCCTTTTCTGCCCTTGTCGGTGGCAGTGTCTACATGCTTCTTTTGACGAAGGTCCCTCGTTTTGGTGCTATCACCACTCTAGGACTTTTTATGGCAATTTTCTTCCTAGCCAGCAAGCATGGCGCTAGAGCCTTTCTCCCAGGACTCGCCTGTGGTCTTGCAGCAGATGCTATCGCTCGTCTCGGCCACTATCAGGATAAGATTAAAAATCTTTTCTCCTTCCTCGTCTTTACTTTTAGCACAAGTGGTCCTATCCTCCTCATGTGGATCAATCCAGCATCCTACGAGGCAGCTCTCCTCGCTCGTGGAAAATCTCAGGAATACATTGACCGTATCATGGTCGCTCCAGAGCTAGACAAAATTTTTCTCTTTGTCGCAAGCATTCTCCTTTGTGCCTTGATTGGGGCTGTGGTTGGGCAAGCCATTAGTAAAAAGCTTACACACAAGATCTAA
- a CDS encoding YesL family protein → MGKFLEFVFNRIFLGMMATAYFWLLTLAGGVVFGLAPASATLMSLYAEHGYTYRAYHLKEAWELYKSNFVKSNLAFYSFVFVDLVLVYGLYLLVQLPHQTIFHLLATFLNVLVVALVFLAYTVSLKLQVYFDLSYQNTLKLSLIGIFMSLPAIAKVLLGSALLVGVGYYMPALLFFVGIGMWHFFISDMLEPIYESIHEKLATK, encoded by the coding sequence ATGGGAAAATTTCTAGAATTCGTCTTTAATCGTATCTTTTTGGGAATGATGGCGACGGCTTATTTCTGGCTATTAACACTAGCAGGAGGAGTGGTATTTGGTTTGGCACCAGCTAGTGCAACTCTTATGAGTTTGTATGCGGAACATGGTTATACCTATCGAGCCTACCATTTGAAGGAAGCTTGGGAATTGTATAAGAGCAATTTTGTCAAGAGTAATCTGGCTTTCTATAGTTTTGTGTTTGTGGATCTTGTCCTAGTTTATGGTTTGTATCTTCTAGTTCAATTGCCCCACCAGACGATTTTCCACCTCTTGGCGACCTTTCTCAATGTCCTTGTAGTTGCTCTTGTCTTTCTAGCCTATACTGTTTCCTTGAAACTTCAGGTGTACTTTGATTTATCCTACCAAAATACCTTGAAACTATCCCTTATCGGGATTTTTATGAGCCTACCTGCGATTGCCAAGGTTTTACTCGGGTCCGCTCTCCTTGTAGGAGTTGGTTATTATATGCCTGCCTTGCTCTTTTTTGTAGGAATTGGAATGTGGCATTTCTTTATCAGTGATATGTTGGAACCTATTTATGAAAGTATCCATGAAAAATTGGCGACAAAATAG
- a CDS encoding sensor histidine kinase yields MKNWRQNRMKQFWLHSLLRIYSLVMIVVIASFAIMLSYADWDSREKEAQRVAERVTTRTVSEVEYYHRESTQLAQSLVENQARIEGIYKYFSLSTPDYFYWQLERKTSPYISVSLYENIDDLYVRNDFVTGVAIVLQDYKEVYVSTREKRSGEKVPAEDFKPTANSFAIPVSDPVSDKDLGVIYISLSPDVLHGAIDNTRGHIPMAVTVTSPFETEMFHIGEKVSAERENWFVGVTSHGYQVRVAVPKNFVLTGTLTSSAVIIGLSILFIIILYVTLRQTFSNYQKQVVDLVDSIEVIAQGEEGLRIDTSEKDQELLLIAETTNDMLDRLEKNIHDIYQLELSQKDANMRALQAQINPHFMYNTLEFLRMYAVMQSQDELADIIYEFSSLLRNNISDERETTLKQELEFCRKYSYLCMVRYPKSIAYGFKIAPELEEMRIPKFTLQPLVENYFAHGVDHRRTDNVISIKALKGQDFVEILVEDNGRGMTAEKLASLQEKLAQRSFEHEASYSGERQSIGIVNVHERFVLYFGDRYQISVESAEQEGVRYHITIQDE; encoded by the coding sequence ATGAAAAATTGGCGACAAAATAGAATGAAGCAGTTTTGGCTTCACTCTCTTTTACGGATTTATAGTTTGGTTATGATCGTGGTCATTGCCAGTTTTGCGATTATGCTATCGTATGCTGACTGGGACTCGCGTGAGAAAGAGGCCCAACGGGTTGCAGAACGTGTGACCACTCGGACAGTGAGTGAAGTGGAATATTATCACAGAGAGTCAACTCAACTTGCTCAGTCTTTGGTTGAAAATCAGGCCCGCATCGAAGGAATTTACAAGTATTTCAGTCTCAGCACACCAGACTATTTCTATTGGCAATTAGAGCGTAAAACTTCGCCTTATATCTCTGTTTCCCTGTATGAAAATATTGATGACCTCTATGTTCGGAATGATTTTGTGACTGGAGTGGCTATTGTTCTTCAGGACTACAAGGAAGTATATGTTTCGACTAGAGAAAAACGCAGTGGAGAGAAAGTTCCTGCGGAGGATTTTAAGCCAACAGCCAATAGTTTTGCCATTCCTGTTTCTGATCCTGTGTCTGACAAGGATTTAGGAGTGATTTATATCTCCCTATCCCCAGATGTTTTACATGGCGCTATTGACAATACTCGAGGCCATATACCAATGGCTGTAACAGTAACTTCGCCTTTTGAGACTGAGATGTTCCATATTGGGGAGAAGGTCTCAGCCGAGCGAGAAAACTGGTTTGTAGGTGTCACCTCTCACGGTTATCAGGTTCGAGTTGCTGTTCCTAAAAATTTTGTTCTTACAGGAACTTTGACGAGTTCAGCTGTCATTATTGGGCTAAGTATTCTCTTTATCATCATTTTGTACGTGACCCTTAGACAGACTTTTTCAAATTACCAAAAGCAGGTCGTAGACCTAGTAGATTCGATCGAGGTGATTGCTCAAGGAGAAGAAGGCCTTCGAATCGATACCTCTGAAAAAGACCAAGAGTTGCTTCTCATTGCAGAAACAACCAATGATATGTTGGATCGCCTGGAAAAAAATATCCACGATATCTATCAGCTAGAGCTCAGTCAAAAGGATGCCAATATGCGAGCCCTACAGGCTCAAATCAATCCTCACTTTATGTACAATACTCTAGAGTTTTTACGGATGTATGCCGTCATGCAAAGTCAGGATGAACTGGCAGATATTATCTATGAATTTAGTAGCTTGTTACGCAACAATATCTCCGATGAGCGGGAAACGACGTTGAAGCAGGAGTTGGAATTTTGCCGAAAATATAGCTATCTCTGTATGGTACGTTATCCTAAATCCATTGCTTATGGTTTCAAGATTGCACCAGAATTGGAAGAAATGAGGATTCCAAAATTTACACTCCAACCATTAGTAGAAAACTACTTTGCCCATGGTGTTGACCATCGCAGAACGGATAATGTCATCAGTATCAAAGCCTTGAAGGGCCAAGACTTCGTTGAAATCCTAGTGGAAGACAATGGTCGGGGCATGACCGCTGAGAAACTAGCTAGTTTGCAAGAAAAATTAGCTCAACGAAGTTTTGAACACGAGGCAAGCTATAGTGGGGAGCGGCAGTCAATTGGAATAGTCAATGTACACGAACGCTTTGTTCTCTATTTTGGGGATCGCTACCAAATCAGTGTAGAGTCAGCTGAGCAAGAGGGTGTTCGTTACCATATCACTATCCAGGATGAATAG
- a CDS encoding response regulator transcription factor codes for MYKVLLIDDEYMVTEGLKRLIPFEKWDMQVVATANHADDALDYVKKNPVDVVISDVNMPDKTGLEMIREMKELLPDTYYILLSGYQEFDYVKKAMNLSVVDYLVKPVDKVELGHLLEKIAQQLQEKVEQSQTLSQELDETGFTNYLSGKDSWWIGLSKEKQGSFTIPYYVLGQDWQIFISDQPLDGIIVTPFEAPYQQSFENWKINAEKALFYGSVNLEKSESLFTYYEPIYRVIIQGNINQIIEELTLLEKVVLENTPRVAITKQLFTQFVMDVFHLFEHLKADDMTEIVKAIHAINTFEELVSYIKETLTKFFGQYRMNENVVSVLEVIGRDYQKELSLKDISKDLFINPVYLGQLIKRETNSTFAELLNKQRIKAAQQLLLSTSDSIEDICYAVGYSNVGYFYKVFRKLCGKSPKAYRKQVETSL; via the coding sequence ATGTATAAAGTTTTATTAATAGACGATGAGTACATGGTGACAGAGGGGCTCAAGCGATTAATCCCCTTTGAAAAATGGGATATGCAAGTCGTCGCAACAGCTAATCACGCAGATGATGCTTTGGACTATGTTAAGAAAAATCCAGTAGATGTGGTCATTTCCGATGTCAACATGCCAGATAAGACCGGGCTTGAGATGATTAGGGAAATGAAAGAGCTACTTCCAGATACCTATTATATCTTGCTGTCTGGTTATCAGGAGTTTGACTACGTCAAAAAAGCCATGAACCTTAGTGTCGTGGATTATCTGGTCAAGCCAGTAGACAAGGTGGAGTTGGGCCATTTATTAGAAAAGATTGCGCAGCAGCTTCAGGAAAAGGTGGAACAAAGTCAGACCCTCAGTCAAGAATTGGATGAGACAGGATTTACGAACTACCTGTCAGGTAAAGACAGCTGGTGGATAGGACTTTCAAAGGAAAAGCAGGGCTCTTTTACCATTCCTTACTACGTTTTGGGGCAAGACTGGCAGATTTTCATCTCTGATCAGCCACTAGATGGCATCATCGTGACACCATTTGAAGCACCCTACCAGCAGTCCTTTGAGAATTGGAAGATCAACGCTGAAAAAGCCCTCTTCTACGGTTCAGTCAATCTAGAAAAATCCGAGAGTTTGTTCACTTATTATGAGCCGATTTATCGGGTGATTATCCAAGGGAATATCAATCAAATCATCGAAGAATTGACCTTGCTAGAGAAGGTTGTTTTGGAGAATACTCCGCGCGTGGCCATCACGAAGCAGCTCTTCACCCAGTTTGTCATGGATGTCTTTCATTTGTTTGAACACCTAAAAGCAGATGATATGACTGAGATAGTCAAAGCTATTCATGCCATTAACACCTTTGAAGAATTGGTTTCCTATATCAAAGAAACCTTGACCAAGTTCTTTGGCCAGTACCGCATGAATGAAAATGTGGTGAGCGTGCTGGAGGTGATTGGGCGTGATTATCAGAAAGAGCTCTCACTTAAGGACATCAGCAAGGATCTCTTTATCAATCCTGTCTATCTCGGTCAGCTGATCAAGAGGGAAACCAACTCAACCTTTGCGGAATTGCTCAATAAACAGCGAATTAAGGCAGCGCAGCAACTCTTACTTTCGACCAGTGATAGTATTGAAGATATTTGCTATGCAGTTGGCTATAGTAATGTTGGATATTTCTATAAGGTTTTCCGTAAATTGTGCGGAAAATCACCGAAAGCTTATCGGAAACAAGTTGAAACTAGCTTGTAA
- a CDS encoding ABC transporter permease, whose amino-acid sequence MKKNPIYLWVLLVLSALISSMSLFGILSPLPSKDVLRASLANSGTLTAQQLEDTVNYTYQVTASSHSIFNTLLIVLSAILVVVAFVFLVRKNVQFANYAYIGYVLLAIVGLVYSYMNVQDAVQLIKDSTLGLGMGALAQGTNILFIIINVLFLALVFYKMWRQQKDLAEEVEAEEVA is encoded by the coding sequence ATGAAAAAGAATCCTATTTATCTTTGGGTCTTGTTAGTCCTATCAGCCCTCATTTCATCTATGTCATTATTTGGAATCTTGAGTCCATTGCCAAGTAAAGATGTGCTTCGTGCTAGCCTGGCGAATAGCGGGACGCTTACTGCTCAGCAATTAGAAGACACAGTCAACTATACTTACCAAGTAACAGCGTCATCGCACTCTATTTTTAATACGTTGTTGATTGTTTTATCTGCAATTTTAGTTGTAGTAGCCTTTGTATTTCTAGTACGTAAAAATGTGCAATTCGCAAACTATGCTTATATTGGCTATGTTCTACTAGCGATTGTTGGTTTGGTTTATAGCTATATGAACGTTCAAGATGCGGTTCAATTAATCAAAGATTCTACCCTCGGCCTAGGAATGGGAGCACTAGCACAAGGAACGAATATTTTGTTCATCATTATCAATGTTCTCTTTTTAGCCTTAGTCTTTTACAAGATGTGGCGCCAACAAAAAGATTTGGCCGAAGAAGTCGAAGCAGAAGAAGTTGCCTAA
- the nrdI gene encoding class Ib ribonucleoside-diphosphate reductase assembly flavoprotein NrdI, with amino-acid sequence MKKIFLVYISLSGNTESFVTRLKDYLLSQYEEIEVQKIHIKDLVKEGQEFFEMEHPYVAFLPTYLEGGNGVDNGDVEILTTPVGDFIAYGDNASKCFGVVGSGNRNFNNQYCLTAKQYSQRFGFPVLADFEMRGMLGDIKKVAAIIADLYELETEK; translated from the coding sequence ATGAAAAAAATATTCCTAGTGTATATCAGTCTGAGTGGGAATACAGAGAGTTTTGTAACCCGACTCAAGGACTATCTCTTGTCTCAGTACGAAGAGATTGAGGTCCAAAAAATCCATATCAAGGATTTGGTCAAGGAAGGCCAAGAATTCTTTGAAATGGAACATCCCTATGTCGCTTTCTTGCCGACCTATCTGGAAGGTGGAAATGGTGTCGATAACGGCGATGTTGAGATTCTAACGACTCCAGTGGGGGATTTTATCGCTTATGGAGACAATGCTAGTAAGTGTTTTGGGGTAGTGGGTTCCGGTAATCGCAATTTTAACAATCAATACTGCCTAACAGCTAAGCAGTATAGCCAGCGCTTTGGTTTCCCGGTCCTAGCAGACTTTGAAATGCGTGGTATGCTGGGAGATATTAAAAAGGTCGCAGCAATTATCGCGGACTTGTATGAGTTAGAAACAGAAAAATAA
- a CDS encoding NRAMP family divalent metal transporter, with amino-acid sequence MSQVTLSNQSTWASKLKAMGPGILMASAAVGGSHIVSSTQAGGSYGWSLLLLVILANVFKYPFFRFGAEYTADTGKTLVEGYAEKGRLYLWIFFVLNVFSAMVNTAGVAILCSAIIASAFPMIGLSITQWSLILVAVIWAMLLFGGYKLLDGMAKWIMSALTIATVLAVIIAAIKHPEYSSDFIEKTPWQMAALPFIVSLLGWMPAPIEISAINSLWSAEKKKTVNFNTADALFDFNVGYIGTAILAVFFVALGALIQYPTGQAVEAASAKYISQFVGMYASVLGEWSRYLITFIAFLCIFGTVITVIDGYSRVNQESLRLLIRQKEDTRKSLNIWMTITAIIGIVIIKFFAGQVSTMLRFAMIGSFLTTPFFALLNYVLVTRENKNLPSWLKLLAIAGLIFLFGFAIFFIYALAIGKAG; translated from the coding sequence ATGTCACAAGTTACGTTATCAAACCAGTCAACCTGGGCAAGCAAACTAAAGGCAATGGGACCAGGAATCCTCATGGCTTCTGCTGCTGTTGGAGGTTCTCATATCGTATCCTCTACTCAAGCTGGTGGTTCTTATGGTTGGTCACTACTCCTCTTGGTTATCTTGGCCAATGTTTTTAAATATCCATTTTTCCGTTTTGGTGCCGAATATACTGCCGACACTGGTAAAACCTTGGTCGAAGGCTACGCCGAAAAAGGGAGACTCTATCTCTGGATTTTCTTTGTCCTCAATGTCTTCTCTGCTATGGTCAACACAGCTGGTGTTGCCATTCTGTGCTCAGCCATCATCGCTAGCGCTTTTCCAATGATTGGTCTTAGCATCACTCAATGGTCCCTTATCCTTGTTGCAGTCATTTGGGCTATGCTACTCTTTGGTGGCTACAAACTATTGGATGGTATGGCAAAATGGATCATGTCTGCTTTGACCATTGCAACAGTTCTTGCAGTTATCATTGCAGCAATTAAGCATCCAGAATACAGCTCTGATTTTATCGAGAAGACACCTTGGCAAATGGCAGCCCTCCCTTTTATCGTTTCCCTCTTAGGATGGATGCCTGCCCCTATTGAAATTTCAGCCATCAATTCACTCTGGTCTGCTGAAAAGAAAAAGACCGTCAACTTTAATACAGCGGACGCTCTTTTCGACTTTAACGTTGGTTACATTGGAACTGCTATCCTAGCTGTATTCTTCGTGGCACTAGGAGCACTGATTCAGTATCCTACCGGGCAGGCAGTTGAAGCTGCTTCAGCCAAGTACATTTCTCAATTTGTGGGTATGTATGCCTCTGTTCTTGGAGAATGGTCCCGTTATTTGATTACCTTTATCGCCTTTCTCTGTATCTTTGGAACAGTCATCACCGTTATCGATGGTTACTCTCGTGTCAATCAGGAATCGCTACGACTCTTGATTCGTCAAAAAGAGGATACTCGTAAATCTTTGAACATCTGGATGACCATTACCGCTATCATTGGTATCGTAATTATTAAATTCTTTGCTGGACAAGTTTCAACCATGCTTCGCTTTGCCATGATCGGTTCTTTCCTGACAACACCATTCTTCGCTCTTCTGAACTATGTTTTAGTGACACGTGAGAATAAAAATCTTCCTTCCTGGCTAAAACTCCTTGCTATCGCAGGATTGATTTTCCTCTTTGGCTTTGCTATTTTCTTTATCTATGCACTTGCCATCGGAAAAGCAGGATAG
- the argS gene encoding arginine--tRNA ligase: MNTKELIASELASVIDSLDQEAILNLLETPKNSEMGDIAFPAFSLAKVERKAPQMIAADIAEKINSQAFEKVVATGPYVNFFLDKSAISAQVLQDVITEKERYADQTIGKQENVVIDMSSPNIAKPFSIGHLRSTVIGDSLSHIFQKIGYQTVKVNHLGDWGKQFGMLIVAYKKWGNEEAVKAHPIDELLKLYVRINAEAEKDPSLDEEAREWFRKLENGDEEALALWQWFRDESLVEFNRLYNELQVEFDSYNGEAFYNDKMDAVVDILAEKGLLVESEGAQVVNLEKYGIEHPALIKKSDGATLYITRDLAAALYRKNEYQFAKSIYVVGQEQSAHFKQLKAVLQEMGYDWSQDIIHVPFGLVTKEGKKLSTRKGNVILLEPTIAEAVSRAKAQIEAKNPELENKDQVAHAVGVGAIKFYDLKTDRTNGYDFDLEAMVSFEGETGPYVQYAYARIQSILRKADFKPDTASNYSLNDAESWEIIKLLQDFPRIINRAADNFEPSIIAKFAISLAQAFNKYYAHTRILDESPERDSRLALSYATAVVLKEALRLLGVEAPEKM, encoded by the coding sequence ATGAATACAAAAGAATTGATTGCTAGCGAGTTGGCTAGCGTCATTGATAGCCTGGATCAAGAGGCTATTTTAAATTTACTGGAAACACCTAAAAACTCAGAAATGGGAGACATCGCCTTCCCTGCCTTTTCTCTAGCAAAGGTCGAGCGTAAAGCTCCGCAAATGATTGCAGCAGATATTGCTGAAAAAATTAATAGTCAGGCCTTTGAAAAGGTTGTTGCAACAGGACCTTACGTCAACTTTTTCCTTGATAAAAGTGCTATTTCGGCTCAGGTATTACAGGATGTTATCACTGAAAAAGAACGCTATGCCGACCAAACCATTGGCAAGCAAGAAAATGTCGTTATCGACATGTCTAGTCCCAACATCGCAAAACCATTCTCTATTGGGCACCTGCGTTCAACTGTTATCGGAGATAGCTTGTCACATATTTTCCAAAAAATCGGCTATCAAACGGTCAAGGTCAACCATTTGGGAGACTGGGGCAAACAGTTTGGAATGTTAATCGTTGCCTACAAGAAATGGGGAAATGAGGAAGCTGTTAAAGCGCATCCAATCGATGAACTTCTTAAACTCTACGTTCGCATCAATGCTGAAGCTGAAAAAGATCCTAGCTTGGATGAAGAAGCACGCGAATGGTTCCGCAAACTGGAAAATGGAGATGAGGAAGCCCTCGCTCTCTGGCAATGGTTCCGTGATGAAAGTTTGGTGGAATTCAACCGCCTTTACAATGAATTGCAAGTCGAATTTGACAGCTACAACGGAGAAGCCTTCTACAATGATAAGATGGATGCTGTTGTAGACATTCTCGCTGAAAAAGGACTTCTTGTTGAGTCAGAGGGAGCCCAAGTTGTCAATCTTGAGAAATATGGAATTGAACATCCAGCCCTTATCAAAAAATCTGATGGTGCAACTCTCTATATCACACGTGACTTGGCTGCAGCGCTTTACCGTAAAAACGAATACCAATTTGCCAAATCCATCTATGTTGTTGGTCAAGAGCAATCTGCCCACTTCAAACAACTCAAGGCAGTACTACAAGAGATGGGCTATGATTGGAGCCAAGACATTATCCATGTTCCGTTTGGATTGGTAACAAAAGAAGGAAAAAAACTCTCTACTCGTAAAGGAAATGTCATCTTGCTAGAGCCTACTATTGCAGAGGCTGTTAGTCGTGCCAAGGCCCAAATCGAAGCGAAAAATCCTGAGTTAGAAAATAAAGACCAGGTTGCCCACGCTGTTGGAGTTGGGGCTATCAAGTTCTATGATCTTAAGACCGACCGTACAAATGGATATGACTTCGACCTTGAGGCTATGGTATCCTTTGAAGGAGAAACTGGACCTTACGTTCAATACGCCTACGCTCGTATCCAATCTATCTTGCGCAAAGCCGATTTCAAACCAGATACAGCTAGCAACTACAGCCTGAATGATGCTGAAAGCTGGGAAATCATTAAACTACTCCAAGACTTCCCACGTATTATCAATCGTGCAGCAGATAACTTTGAACCTTCTATCATTGCGAAATTTGCGATTAGTTTGGCTCAAGCTTTTAACAAGTACTATGCACATACACGTATTCTAGATGAAAGTCCTGAGCGCGACAGCCGTCTGGCCCTCAGCTATGCAACCGCAGTCGTCCTCAAAGAAGCTCTTCGTTTGCTCGGAGTAGAAGCGCCGGAGAAGATGTGA
- the argR gene encoding arginine repressor, producing the protein MRKRERHQLIKKMITEEKLGTQKEIQDRLEARNVYVTQTTLSRDLREIGLTKVKKNDMVYYVLANETDKIDLVEFLSHHLEGVARAEFTLVLHTKLGEAAVLANIVDANKDEWILGTVAGANTLLVICRDQHVAKLMEDRLLDLMKDK; encoded by the coding sequence ATGAGAAAAAGAGAACGGCATCAGTTGATTAAAAAGATGATCACCGAAGAAAAACTTGGGACACAAAAAGAGATTCAAGATCGTTTAGAAGCTCGTAATGTTTATGTGACACAAACGACTTTGTCACGTGATTTGCGTGAAATCGGCTTGACCAAGGTTAAGAAAAATGATATGGTGTATTATGTACTAGCAAATGAGACAGATAAGATTGATTTAGTTGAGTTTTTGTCTCATCATTTAGAAGGAGTTGCAAGAGCAGAGTTTACCTTGGTACTTCATACTAAACTTGGGGAAGCTGCAGTCTTAGCAAACATTGTAGATGCAAACAAGGATGAATGGATTTTAGGAACGGTTGCTGGTGCTAATACCTTATTGGTTATTTGTCGAGACCAGCACGTTGCCAAGCTGATGGAAGATCGTTTGCTAGATTTGATGAAAGATAAATAA